The Xanthobacter flavus genome includes a window with the following:
- a CDS encoding aminotransferase class I/II-fold pyridoxal phosphate-dependent enzyme, which translates to MTKSARKDRKAVPPAPAAPPEDRRSPFIRLADLLAGIEPGRQPLSAAVGEPQHAMPDFVGPVLNSNLAGFGRYPRAEGTPTFRAAAASWLAQRYRLAKPLDADREVLALNGSREGLFSAAIVAQRLADPAKGANGKPAMLLPNPFYAAYAAGAEAAGCEAVVMPTTKDSGWLPDLDALDPDLLKRTVALYIASPANPQGAIASAEYLGKALELARRNGAFLFSDECYSEIYLGAEKPAGILEVAGTDLSRVVAFNSLSKRSSLPGLRCGFCAGDPAFLKDFLAFRWVAAPQVPEPLQAVAVAALEDEAHVARSRELYAAKFDLADRMLAGRFGYERPGGGFFLWLDVSHLADDRLTGGEAAAVKLWREQGLRTVPGGYLARRDLTGANPSAGFLRVALVQDLPTCEEVLKRLVAAL; encoded by the coding sequence ATGACGAAGTCCGCCAGAAAAGACCGCAAAGCCGTGCCACCCGCCCCCGCCGCTCCCCCGGAAGACCGCCGCTCGCCCTTCATCCGGCTTGCCGACCTCCTCGCGGGGATCGAGCCGGGGCGCCAGCCGCTGAGCGCCGCCGTGGGCGAGCCGCAGCACGCCATGCCGGATTTCGTCGGTCCGGTCCTCAACAGCAATCTCGCCGGCTTCGGCCGCTATCCGCGTGCCGAGGGCACGCCGACCTTCCGCGCCGCGGCCGCCAGCTGGCTGGCGCAGCGCTACAGGCTGGCGAAGCCGCTCGATGCCGACCGCGAAGTGCTGGCGCTGAATGGCTCGCGCGAGGGCCTGTTCTCCGCCGCCATCGTCGCCCAGCGCCTGGCCGATCCCGCGAAGGGCGCCAATGGCAAGCCGGCCATGCTGCTGCCCAATCCCTTCTATGCCGCCTATGCCGCGGGCGCGGAAGCCGCCGGCTGCGAGGCCGTGGTGATGCCGACCACCAAGGACAGCGGCTGGCTTCCGGACCTCGACGCCCTCGATCCGGACCTGCTGAAGCGGACGGTCGCCCTCTACATCGCCTCCCCCGCCAATCCGCAGGGCGCCATCGCCTCGGCCGAGTATCTCGGCAAGGCGCTGGAGCTGGCGCGGCGCAACGGGGCGTTTCTGTTCTCTGACGAGTGCTATTCGGAAATCTACCTCGGCGCGGAAAAGCCGGCCGGCATCCTTGAAGTGGCCGGCACAGATCTCTCCCGCGTCGTGGCCTTCAACTCCCTGTCTAAGCGCTCCTCCCTGCCCGGCCTGCGCTGCGGCTTCTGCGCCGGGGACCCCGCCTTCCTGAAGGACTTTCTCGCCTTCCGCTGGGTCGCAGCGCCGCAGGTGCCGGAGCCGTTGCAGGCGGTGGCCGTGGCCGCGCTGGAGGACGAGGCCCACGTCGCCCGCTCCCGCGAACTCTATGCCGCGAAGTTCGACCTCGCCGACCGCATGCTCGCCGGCCGCTTCGGCTATGAGCGGCCCGGCGGCGGCTTCTTCCTGTGGCTCGACGTGTCCCACCTCGCCGATGACCGCCTCACGGGCGGCGAGGCGGCGGCGGTGAAGCTGTGGCGCGAGCAGGGCCTGCGCACGGTGCCCGGCGGCTATCTCGCCCGTCGCGACCTCACCGGCGCCAACCCCTCCGCCGGGTTCCTGCGCGTCGCGCTGGTCCAGGATCTGCCCACCTGCGAGGAGGTGCTGAAGCGCCTCGTCGCAGCCCTCTGA